The genomic DNA GCGTGTGTGCTGTGGCAGGCAGCCGGTCTTCGTGGGCCGGAACATGGGCTGGAAGCAGAGCCTGGACACCAACCTGTGGGTGCTATCCCGCGGGGCGGAGCGGGCGGGCATGGGAGCGGACGACCCGCTGCCGCTGCGGTGGAGCGCGTTACGGCAGGGCGGTGGCCATCGCGTACGACTCCGCCACCACGGACGGGATCAACGAGGCGGGTCTTGGCGCGCATCTGCCGTGGCTGGCCGAACCGGACTATGGGGAGCGCGACCCGCGCCTGCCGGCCGTGAGCGCCGCACTGTGGACGCAGTACCTCCTGGACCGCTTCCCCACCGTCGCCGAGGCGGTCGACGCGCTGGAGGCCGAACTCTTCCAGGTGCGCCCACAGGGGGACGCCCACGCGGGCACGTGGAGCACGGTGCACCTGGCGCTTGACCACGCCACGGGAGACTCGGCGGTCGTCGAGTGCCGGCATGCTCGCGACGTCACCGGCCGGTACGAGCCCCGTGAACCGTTCACTTTCGCCCTCGCGGGGGCGTGAGGCGGCTTACGCTTCCAGCTCGCGAAGCCGTGGCCCGACGTCCGGGAGGGGCGGTCAGGGCACGAGGCTGTCGAGGTCGATGTCGAGGGGGATGGGGACAGAGACCTTCAACCGGTTGCGGTGGATGCCGGTGGCCACGTAGGTGCTGGTCATGGTGTCGAGTTCGTAGGTGTGGACGGTGGGGGCGCCGGTCTCGTCCTCGACGCGCCAGAAGTGGGGGATCCTGGCCTGTGCGTACTTGAAGGGCTTCAGGGAACGGTCGCGGTCCGCCGACTCCTCCGAGACGACCTCGATGACCAGGGCGACATCCTCGGGCGCGTACCACGTCCGGTCGGGGTCGTACGGGGCGGTCGTGACCAGGATGTCCGGCTCGGGGCGGCTCTTCTTGTCGAGCCTGACGGTCATCTCACGCTCGGCGTCGAACCCGACGGGGGCGGCCTGGCGCAGGGCGAAGGTCAGGTTCTCCACCAGCCGGGCGTGCCAGGACCGCTGCGGCGACATCATGAAGATCAGGGCTCCGTCGATGAGTTCGGTGTGCCGCGGTGCCTGGGCGAGACGGTCGAGGTCATCGGCTTCCCAGCCGCTGATCCTGGGCGGGATCATCCAGTCGGGGAGTTCGGCGGTCACGGCTTCCTCCAGGCGCCTCGAAGAGGTCAGGGGCCCTCATCCCGGATCGCGGACACGGGCGCAACGCTGGTGTCAGCATAGTCGAGCGACCGGACCTCTCACTCGGCCCGTGTGGGTCCGACGAGCCGGAGGCCGGTGATCATCTCGGTGTGGATCTGGACGACGTGGCCCATGGACGAGCTGCTTCGGAGGAGTGGTGCACGTCAGCCTGAGCGCCGGGTCGAGGTCGGCCGACACCAGGCTTGCGATGTTGGCGAGGTCGCAGTGGAAGCCCCCGTCCTTGTCCTCACAGGTCAGGGGGCCCCGCAAGTGGTGCCCTGGCGTACGGCGGTGCCGCGGCTGGTTCCCGGGTTCCGCCGAGCCGTGCGGAGCGTCAACTGGTGCTGGACGCGGCCTGCCACGTGCGGGCCGCCCGCGCCCTCGACCGGCTCGCTCGGGACCTGGTTGACAGCTCGGAGCTCACCCGGATCGCCCTGGACGCGGATGCCTGGCCCTACAGCCGGCCGACCTCACCGGCGATGCCTGGGACACGGTGGATGAGCGGCTGCGCTTCCTCGTGGCGAAGGTCCGGCACAGGCCGGACATGAACCTCAGCTGACCCGCTCCACCCTCTGCGCGGAAGGGCCCGCACGTCCGTGCGGGCCCTTCCGCGTCATCCCCTACTTTGCCGACGCACACGTCCTAGTGGGGCGTATCCCGGCCTCCCCGGTGGGAGACGAGTGGGAGGTAATAATGGCGTGGTGCTGCAGTCAGGCACGAGGAAATGCTGGATAGCGCTACCTGCGCAGCCCTGGTTCAGCCACCGGACTCGCCCGCGTGCGGGCTCAGCACACCCATGCTGACCAGCACGAGGAGCAGGATGCCGAGGACTATCCGGTAGATCACGAAGGGCATGAAGCTCTTGGTCGTGATGAACTTCATGAACCACGCGATGACCGCGTAGCCCACGCCGAACGCGATGACCGTCGCGAAGACGGTCGGTCCCCACGACACGTGGCCCTCGCCCACGGCCTTCAGCTCGAACACGCCCGAGGCCAGTACGGCGGGGATGGCCAGCAGGAAGGAGTAGCGGGCGGCCGCCTCACGCGTGTAGTTCATCAGCAGGCCGCCGCTGATGGTCGCACCCGACCGGGAGACGCCCGGGACCAGCGCCATCGCCTGGCACAGGCCGAAGACCAGACCGTCCCTGACGCCCAGGTCCCGCAGCGTCTTGCGCTCCTGCGCCGCCCGGTGGCGGCCGCCCTCCTGCGCGCGCGCCGCCATCCGGTCGGCCACGCCCAGCACGACGCCGAGCACGATCAGGGTCGTGGCGATCAGCCGCAGGTCGCGGAACGGGCCCTCGATGTGGTCCTTCAGGGTCACCCCCAGCACGCCGATCGGTATCGACCCGACGATCACCAGCCAGCCCGTCCGGGCGTCGTGGTCGGAGCGCATGGACCTGTCCGTCAGCGACCGGAACCAGGCCGACACGATGCGGCCGATGTCCTTGCGGAAGTAGATCAGGACCGCCGCCTCGGTACCGATCTGCGTGATCGCCGTGAAGGCGGCCCCCGGGTCCTGCCAGCCCGCGAACGCGGCGGTGAGGCGCAGGTGGGCGCTGGAGGAGATCGGAAGGAACTCCGTCAGCCCCTGGACGAGTCCGAGGATGAGCGATTCGAACCAATTCATGGGGCCAGGGCCGTCCCGGAATGTGCGTGTGCCGTCGGTGGAGTCGGTGCAGCGTACCGCTTCACGGTGAACGTGTGGTGATCTCCCCGCGACCTGAAGCGGCGTCAGGACGTGGCCGCCGGCCGCAGTCGGTGCCGCTTGCGCCAGGCGGTGAACGCCCCGGCGGCCACGCTGAGCGCGATGAACCCGGCCGACAGGAGGAAGGCCGGGGAGTCCGGTGCCGCGGCCCGGCTCCCGGCGACCACGTACGCCGCCGTGTTCGGCACGCAGCCCAGCGCCGTGCCCAGCAGGAACGGCGCGTACCCCACGCGCGAGATCGCCGCGCCGTAGTTGGCCGCGGCGAACGGCACCCCGGGGAACAGCCGGATCGCCAGCGTCGACCGGAACCCGTGCCGGCCGAACTGCCCGTCGGCCGCCTCCGCCCAGCGACCCCGCAGCAGCGGGCGCAGCGCGTCCCGGCCCAGGGCGCGGCCGAGCGCGAACGCGACGCCCGCACCGAGGACGGTCCCGGCGACGGCCGCGGCGAGCCCCGCCTGCGCGCCGAAGAGCGCGCCCGACGCCAGGTTCAGCACGGGACGCGGCACGAACGCGGCGGTGCACAGCCCGTACGCGATCCCGAACAGCACGACGGCGCCCGCGCCGCCCGCCTGCGGCGGCCAGCCCCCGTCCGTGAGGAGCCGGTGCGGCTCGTACGCCACGACCGCCGCCCCGGCGCCCGCGAGCAGGCAGACCAGCAGCGACAGCCGCGACCGGGGCGAGAGGAGGAGGCGGGGGAAGCGCGGGGCGGAACCGGCCTGGGGCCGGGGGGCGGGCTCGGGCACCCGGGGAGCCTAACCGACGCCGCCGCGCCCCCGCCGTGACCGGCGCCGCACCCCGCCTGCGCCCCGGCACGCGCCGGAGCCGCGGAAAACCGCTCGACGCGCGCGGTCCGCCGGGGCAGGATCGTCCGCATGTTCCGGTACGCCTTCCTCGCAGCGTCGTCCGCGGTCGCGGACGCGCCGAAGGCTGCCGCCCTCGTCCTGGACGGCGCCCGAAGCTGACCCTCCCCGGATCGTCCGGCGGGCCCCGCAGGGGGGAGGGTCGGCACGGCCGAGGGGTCCCCAGCCACACGCTTCGAGTTCCGGAGAGGAACCGCCCCGTCATGTCCAGGACGGCTTACGTGCGCACCAAACCGCACCTCAACATCGGCACCATGGGCCACGTCGACCACGGCAAGACCACTCTCACCGCGGCCATCACCAAGGTCCTCAGCGAGCGCTCCGGCAGCGGCACCTCCTACGTCGCGTCCGACCGGATCGACCGGGCGCCCGAGGAGGCGCGGCGCGGCATCACGATCAACCTCGCGCACGTCGAGTACGAGACCGACACCCGCCACTACGCCCACGTCGACATGCCCGGCCACGCCGACTACGTCAAGAACATGGTGACCGGCGCGGCCCAGCTCGACGGGGCCGTCCTCGTCGTCTCCGCTCTCGACGGCGTCATGCCGCAGACCGCCGAGCACCTCCTGCTCGCCCGCCAGGTCGGCGTCGACCACGTCGTCGTCGCCCTCAACAAGGCCGACGCGGGCGACGACGAGCTCACCGACCTCGTCGAACTGGAGGTGCGCGAACTGCTCACCGCGCACGGCTACGGCGGCGACTCCGTCCCGGTCGTGCGGGTCTCCGGGCTGAGGGCGCTGGAGGGCGACCCGCGCTGGACGGCCTCGATCGAGGCGCTGCTCGACGCGGTCGACACGTACGTGCCGACGCCGGTGCGGTACGTGGAGGCGCCGTTCCTGATGCCCGTCGAGAACGTCCTCACCGTCGCCGGGCGGGGCACGGTCGTCACCGGGGCCGTCGAGCGCGGCACCGTGCGGGTCGGCGACCGCGTGGAGGTGCTCGGCGCCGGGGTGGAGACCGTCGTCACCGGCGTGGAGACGTTCGGCAGGCCGATGGAGTTCGCGCAGGCCGGCGACAACGTCGCGCTGCTCCTGCGCGGGGTGCCGCGCGCCGCGGTCCGCCGCGGCCACGTGGCGGCCGAGCCGGGCAGCGTCGTGCCCGGGCGGCGCTTCACGGCGCGGGTGCACGTCCTGTCGGCCCGCGAGGGCGGCCGGTCGACCCCCGTGGCGACCGGGTACCGCCCGCAGTTCCACATCCGCACCGCGGACGTGGTCGGCGAGGTCGACCTGGGCGGGGCGGCCGTCGCCCGCCCCGGGGAGACGGTCACCATGACCGTCGAGCTGGGGCGCGCCGTGCCGCTGGAGCCGGGCCTCGGCTTCGCGATCCGCGAGGGCGGCCGCACGGTCGGCGCGGGCACCGTGGGCGAGCTGCTCTGACGCGCGGCGCGGCTGGGAGGATGGGGCGGTGAACGAGCCCGTACCCGTACTCCGCGCCGTCGACGGCGGCACCGCCAGGCTCCTGCCGGACATCGACCGGGAGCGGGCCTGGCTGCTGACCGTCGACGGCGCGCCGCAGTCGTACGTCGACCTCGACGACCCGACGCACCTGGAGTTCGAGTACGCCCGGCGCCTCGCCCTCGTCGTGGACGCCGCCGGCGGCGGGGGCGCCCCGCTCGACGCGGTCCACCTGGGGGGCGGCGCGCTGACCCTGCCCCGGTACGTCGCGGCGACCCGGCCCGGCTCCCGGCAGGAGGTTGTGGAGGCGGACCGGGGGCTGCTCGCGCTGGTCGCGGAGCACCTGCCCCTACCGGCGGGTTCGGGGATCACCGTGCACCGCGCGGATGCGCGGGCGTGGCTGGAGGCGGCGCCCGCGCGGTCGGCGGACCTGGTGGTGGGGGACGTGTTCGGCGGTTCGCGGGTGCCGGCGCACCTGACGTCCGTCGAGTACGCGCGCG from Streptomyces sp. MRC013 includes the following:
- a CDS encoding linear amide C-N hydrolase gives rise to the protein MAIAYDSATTDGINEAGLGAHLPWLAEPDYGERDPRLPAVSAALWTQYLLDRFPTVAEAVDALEAELFQVRPQGDAHAGTWSTVHLALDHATGDSAVVECRHARDVTGRYEPREPFTFALAGA
- a CDS encoding undecaprenyl-diphosphate phosphatase; translated protein: MNWFESLILGLVQGLTEFLPISSSAHLRLTAAFAGWQDPGAAFTAITQIGTEAAVLIYFRKDIGRIVSAWFRSLTDRSMRSDHDARTGWLVIVGSIPIGVLGVTLKDHIEGPFRDLRLIATTLIVLGVVLGVADRMAARAQEGGRHRAAQERKTLRDLGVRDGLVFGLCQAMALVPGVSRSGATISGGLLMNYTREAAARYSFLLAIPAVLASGVFELKAVGEGHVSWGPTVFATVIAFGVGYAVIAWFMKFITTKSFMPFVIYRIVLGILLLVLVSMGVLSPHAGESGG
- a CDS encoding VTT domain-containing protein — protein: MPEPAPRPQAGSAPRFPRLLLSPRSRLSLLVCLLAGAGAAVVAYEPHRLLTDGGWPPQAGGAGAVVLFGIAYGLCTAAFVPRPVLNLASGALFGAQAGLAAAVAGTVLGAGVAFALGRALGRDALRPLLRGRWAEAADGQFGRHGFRSTLAIRLFPGVPFAAANYGAAISRVGYAPFLLGTALGCVPNTAAYVVAGSRAAAPDSPAFLLSAGFIALSVAAGAFTAWRKRHRLRPAATS
- the tuf gene encoding elongation factor Tu — translated: MSRTAYVRTKPHLNIGTMGHVDHGKTTLTAAITKVLSERSGSGTSYVASDRIDRAPEEARRGITINLAHVEYETDTRHYAHVDMPGHADYVKNMVTGAAQLDGAVLVVSALDGVMPQTAEHLLLARQVGVDHVVVALNKADAGDDELTDLVELEVRELLTAHGYGGDSVPVVRVSGLRALEGDPRWTASIEALLDAVDTYVPTPVRYVEAPFLMPVENVLTVAGRGTVVTGAVERGTVRVGDRVEVLGAGVETVVTGVETFGRPMEFAQAGDNVALLLRGVPRAAVRRGHVAAEPGSVVPGRRFTARVHVLSAREGGRSTPVATGYRPQFHIRTADVVGEVDLGGAAVARPGETVTMTVELGRAVPLEPGLGFAIREGGRTVGAGTVGELL
- a CDS encoding fused MFS/spermidine synthase, with product MNEPVPVLRAVDGGTARLLPDIDRERAWLLTVDGAPQSYVDLDDPTHLEFEYARRLALVVDAAGGGGAPLDAVHLGGGALTLPRYVAATRPGSRQEVVEADRGLLALVAEHLPLPAGSGITVHRADARAWLEAAPARSADLVVGDVFGGSRVPAHLTSVEYAREVERVLRPDGCYAANLADGAPLRFLRSQLATLAAVFGELALIAEPAVLRGRRFGNVVLVASHAPVDTVRLARRAAADAFPARVEHGPALARLTGGAAVVRDADAVPSPEPPGGAFGIG